Genomic DNA from Comamonas antarctica:
CCCGCCAACACCAACGCCTACATCGCCATGAAGTCGGCTCCCGACCTGCCGGCAAAGAACTTCACCGCCATGCTGCGCCTGGACCACAACCGCGCGGCTTCGCAGCTCGCGGCCAAGGCGGGCTTCAAGGTCGGCGACATCCGCAAGCTGACCGTGTGGGGCAACCACTCGCCCACGATGTACGCGGACTACCGCTTCGCCACCGTCGACGGCAAGTCGGTCAAGGACATGATCAACGACCAGGAATGGAACGCCAACGTGTTCCTGCCCACCGTCGGCAAGCGCGGCGCGGCCATCATCAACGCCCGCGGCCTGTCGTCGGCGGCCTCGGCTGCGAACGCTGCCATCGACCACATGCGCGACTGGGCCCTGGGCTCGAACGGCGAGTGGGTCACGATGGGCGTGCCCTCGAATGGCGAATACGGCATTCCCGCCGGCGTGGTCTTCGGTTTCCCCGTGACCACCGAAAACGGCGAATACAAGATCGTCGAAGGCCTGGAAATCGATGCCTTCTCGCAAGCCGGCATCGACAAGACGCTGGCCGAGCTGCAAGGCGAGCAAGACGGCGTCAAGCACCTGCTGTAAAAAAGGACGCGCAGCCTATGGCCGACTGGAACCCCGCGCTTTACCTGCGTTTCGCGCAGGAGCGCACCCGCCCCGCCGCCGAGCTGCTGGCCCGGGTCGATCTTTCCGGTCCGGCCCATGTGGTGGACCTGGGCTGCGGCCCGGGCAATTCCACCGAGCTGCTGGCCGAGCGCTTTCCCCAGGCACAGATCCTGAGAGTGGACAATTCGGCCGCCATGCTGGAGCAGGCGCGTGCGCAGCTGCCGCAGCTGGCGTTTGCCCACGCCGACATTGCCGACTGGGCGCCTGCGCAGGCGCCCGACCTGATTTATGCGAATGCCGCGCTGCAATGGGTCGGCGCGCATGAACAGCTGATTCCGCGCCTGTTCGCGGCCCTGGCTCCGGGTGGCGTGCTTGCCATCCAGATGCCGGACAATTTCCAGCAGCCTTCGCATCGCCTGATGCGCGAGGTCGCCGCGCTGCCGCAGTTCGCGCCGCATATCGACGCGAAGGTGGCCGCCGGCCGTTCCATTCTGGACATCCATGCCTACTACGACCTGCTCGCGCAGCAGGGCGCGCAGGTCGATGTCTGGCACACCATCTACCAGCATCCGATGGCCGATGCGCAGGCCATCGTGCAGTGGCTGCGCGGCACCGGCCTGCGGCCGTTTGTCGATCCGCTGCCCGAGCCGCTGCAAGCGGACTTCCTGCAAGCGTACGAGCGCCGCGTGGCGCAGGCCTACGCCGTGCGCGCGGACGGCCGGCGCCTGCTGGCGTTTCCCCGCCTGTTCATCGTTGCGAAACGCGCCCCATGAGCCTGCTGCCCGATTCCGCCCATCCCGCCACGGTTTTGCTCGACGCGCAGGCCAGCACGTTGCGCCTGCCGGTCTGCGACCATTACAGCGGCGTGGAAGCGCGCATGCGCAAGAGCCTGGAGCTGCAGGCCGAGATGACGGCCGAGTTCGGCACCTGCGTGTTCGATGTCACGCTGGACTGCGAAGACGGCGCGCCCGTGGGCGACGAAGCCGCGCATGCGCGGCTGGTCGCGGCGCTGGCGCGCGAGTCGGCGCCCGAGGCGCGCGTCGCGGCGCGCGTGCATGCGGTCGACCACCCGGCATTTGCCGAAGACGTGGCGACCATCGTGGGCGAGGCCAGCCACCGCCTGTCCTACGTCATGGTGCCCAAGGTCGAGAGCGTCGATGACGTGCTGCTGGCCGAGAAGGCGCTCGAGCGCGCTTCGGGCGGCCATCTGCCGCTGCATGTGCTGATCGAGTCGCCGGCCGCGGTCTACCGCGCCTTCGAGATTGCCGCCCATCCGCGCGTGCAGAGCATCTCGTTTGGCCTGATGGACTTCGTTTCCGCGCACGGCGGCGCGATTCCGGCATCCGCCATGGGCGTGCAGGGCCAGTTCGAGCACCCGCTGGTGGTGCGCGCCAAGCTGGAGATTTCCGCCGCCTGCCATGCCCATGGCAAGGTGCCCTCGCATTGCGTGGTCACCGAATTCAAGGACCCCGAGCGCATGCAGGCGGCCGCGGGGCGCGCCGCGCGCGAGTTTGGTTACACGCGCATGTGGAGCATCCACCCCGGCCAGATCCGTTCGATTCTCGCGGCCTTTGCCCCCGCGCAGTCCGAGATTGATCAGGCCGCGCGCATACTTCTGTCTGCCGCCGCCGTGCACTGGGCTCCGATCAGTGCCGACGGCGTGCTTCATGACCGCGCCAGCTATCGCTATTACTGGCAATTGCTGGAGCGCGCCCAGCAGACCGGGCGTAGCATGCCTGCGGGCGTGCAGCCCTGGTTTGCCGCTTCTTCCTCTACCTGAACTCTTTTTATGATCGCTGGAGCTCACATGAAATCCTTCATCGCCTCCTTCCTGCTCCTGGCTCCCGTGCTGGCCCTGGCCGCCGGCAGCACCCCGACGACCAAAGCCGCTGCCAAGCCCGCGGCCACGGCCAAGAAGGCCAGCGCCAAGCCCGCCGCCAAGAAGCCTGCCCAGGCGAAGTCCAAGGCACCGGCCGCCGCGGCTGCGGCCGCCGGCGCCGCTGGCGCGGTCACCGTGGCCCAGGCGCTGACGCCCGATGAACTGGCCATTGCCGAGCGCGTGCACACCGGCCGCATCGCCTGCGAGCTGGGCGCCCATGTCAATGTGAGCAAGCACGAGCAGCATGCCGGCCACTTCCAGATCGACGGCAAGGGCTTCAAGTACGAAATGGTGCCCGTGGCCACGACCACCGGCACGGTGCGCCTGGAAGACAAGGCCGCGGGTGCGGTCTGGCTGCAGATCGCCAACAAGTCCATGCTCATGAACCAGAAGCTGGGCCAGCGCCTGGCCGACGAGTGCATGAGCCCCGAGCAGTTCCAGGTGGCCGAAGCCATCAAGAAGAACCCACCCCCAAGCGTGCTCGACCCGGTAGCTGGCAGCAAATAAGCCTGCCCTGGTCGAGGCCTCACGCCGCCCCACCTTAGAAAACCATTGGAGAGAGAACCATGTTGAAAGCCTATCGCGATCATGTGGCCGAGCGCGCCGCGCTTGGCATTCCACCCCTGCCGCTGGACGCGACGCAAGTGGCGGAGCTGATCGAGCTGATCAAGAACCCGCCCGCCGGCGAAGACGCCTTCCTGCTGGATCTGCTGACGCACCGCGTGCCCCCGGGCGTGGACGATGCAGCCAAGGTCAAGGCCTCGTTCCTGGCAGCGGTCGCGCATGGCGACATCGCAGTGGGCCTGATCTCCAAGTCCCTGGCCACCGAGCTGCTGGGCACCATGGTGGGCGGCTACAACGTGCATCCGCTGATCGAACTGCTGGACGACGCCGAAGTGGCGGGCGTGGCCGCCGAAGCGCTGAAGAAGACGCTGCTGATGTTCGACTACTTCAACGACGTCGAAGCCAAGGCCAAGGCCGGCAACGCCAAGGCGCAGGAAGTGATGCAGAGCTGGGCCGATGCCGAGTGGTTCACGAGCCGCCCCGAAGTCGCGCAGAAGATCACCGTCACGGTGTTCAAGGTGCCCGGCGAAACCAACACCGACGACCTGTCGCCCGCACCCGATGCCTGGAGCCGTCCCGACATTCCGCTGCACTACCTCGCCATGCTGAAGAACACGCGTCCCGACGCGGCCTTCAAGCCCGAGGAAGACGGCAAGCGCGGCCCGATGCAGTTCATCGAAGAACTCAAGTCCAAGGGCCACACCGTGGCCTACGTCGGCGACGTGGTCGGCACCGGCTCCTCGCGCAAGTCGGCCACCAACTCGGTGATCTGGGCCACGGGCCAGGACATCCCGTTCGTGCCGAACAAGCGCTTCGGCGGCGTCACGCTGGGCGGCAAGATCGCGCCGATCTTCTTCAATACCCAGGAAGACTCGGGCTCGCTGCCGATCGAAGTCGACGTTTCCGCGCTCGAAATGGGCGATGTGATCGACATCTACCCCTATGCCGGCAAGATCGAGCGCGATGGCAACACCCTCGTGAACTTCGAACTCAAGAGCGAAGTGCTGCTGGACGAAGTGCGCGCCGGCGGCCGTATCAACCTGATCATCGGCCGTTCGCTGACCGCCAAGGCGCGTGAATCGCTGGGCCTGCCCGCGTCCACGGCCTTCCGCCTGCCCCAGGCGCCCGTGGCCACGCAAGCCGGCTTCACGCTGGCGCAGAAGATGGTCGGCCGCGCCGTCGGCCTGCCCGAAGGCCAGGGCGTGCGCCCCGGTACCTATTGCGAGCCGCGCATGACCACCGTGGGTTCGCAAGACACCACCGGCCCGATGACGCGCGACGAACTCAAGGACCTGGCCTGCCTGGGCTTCTCGGCCGACATGGTCATGCAGTCGTTCTGCCACACCGCGGCTTACCCCAAGCCCGTGGACGTGAAGACGCACCGCGAACTGCCGGCGTTCATCAGCAACCGCGGCGGCGTGGCCCTGCGTCCCGGCGACGGCGTGATCCACAGCTGGCTCAACCGCCTGCTGCTGCCCGACACCGTCGGCACCGGCGGCGACTCGCACACGCGTTTCCCCATCGGCATCTCCTTCCCCGCGGGCTCGGGCCTGGTGGCCTTCGGCGCCGCCACGGGCGTGATGCCGCTGGACATGCCTGAATCGGTGCTGGTGCGCTTCAAGGGCGAAATGCAGCCCGGCGTGACGCTGCGCGACCTGGTGCACGCGATTCCGCTGTACGCGATCAAGGCCGGTCTGCTGACGGTGGCCAAGGCCGGCAAGAAGAACGTGTTCTCGGGCCGCATCCTGGAAATCGAAGGCCTGCCCAACCTCAAGGTCGAACAGGCATTCGAGCTGTCCGACGCCTCGGCCGAGCGCTCGGCTGCGGGCTGCACCATCAAGCTTAACCCCGAGCCGGTCAAGGAATACCTGACCAGCAACGTGGTGCTGATGAAGAACATGATCGCCGAAGGCTATGCCGACCGCCGCACGCTGGAGCGCCGCATCGAGAAGGTGCAAGCCTGGCTCGACGCGCCGAACCTGCTCGAAGCCGACAAGGACGCCGAATACGCTGCCGTGATCGAGATCGATCTGGCCGACATCCAGGAGCCGATCGTCTGCTGCCCGAACGACCCCGATGACGCCAAGTTCCTGTCCGAAGTGTCCGGCACCAAGATCGATGAGTCCTTCATCGGTTCGTGCATGACCAACATCGGCCACTTCCGCGCAGCCGCCAAGCTGCTCGGCGGCCAGCGCGACATCCCGGTCAAGATGTGGGTTGCGCCCCCGACCAAGATGGACGAGAGCGAGCTGATCAAGGAAGGCCACTACGCGGCGTTCGGCGCCTCCGGTGCGCGCACCGAGATGCCCGGCTGCTCGCTGTGCATGGGCAACCAGGCCCAGGTGCGCGAAGGCGCGACCGTGATCTCGACCTCGACGCGCAACTTCCCCAACCGCCTGGGCAAGAACACCAATGTGTTCCTGGGCTCGGCCGAATTGGCCGCCATTGCCTCGAAGATCGGCTATCTGCCCACGAAGCAGGAATACCTGCTGGCCATGGGCATCATCGACGCCGACAAGGCCAGCGTCTACCGCTACATGAACTTCGACCAGATCGAGGAGTACGCGGAAGTCGCCAAGGGCAACGTGGCTCCGGCCTGCTGATTCTTCGGCTTGCGAATGAAAAACCCGCTTCGGCGGGTTTTTTCATTTTCCGCGGCGCGCGCTGTGGCCGATGCTGGCCAGCATCCGCCGCCGCAGCAGGCCGCTCACGGGCCGGATCAGATACCAGTAGGGCGCGAACCTGCGCCGCGCCTCGGCATCGAGGCAGTACACGCGTGTCTCGGTGGTGAGCCGGGTGTGCGCGTCGTCCAGCTTCTGGGCAACGAAGCTCAGCAACAGCTTGGCCGAGCCCGGTGCATTGAAGTCCAGGAAGGCCCGGCCGTCGGCAATGCGCGCCTGGCCGTAATCGGAGCGCCAGAATTTGCCCGCCAGGCCCAGCAGCAGTTCCTCGTCGCCGCGTTGCTCCAGGCGGGTGAAGTTGTCGATGCCGAAGGCTGGCTGGGGCGCGCCGCTGCGCAGATGCAGGCGATCGAGCGCGCGCATGGGCAACTCCCTTGCGGCGATCGCATATTTGAAAAGCGCGTCGCCGTCGGGGCGAT
This window encodes:
- the acnB gene encoding bifunctional aconitate hydratase 2/2-methylisocitrate dehydratase, giving the protein MLKAYRDHVAERAALGIPPLPLDATQVAELIELIKNPPAGEDAFLLDLLTHRVPPGVDDAAKVKASFLAAVAHGDIAVGLISKSLATELLGTMVGGYNVHPLIELLDDAEVAGVAAEALKKTLLMFDYFNDVEAKAKAGNAKAQEVMQSWADAEWFTSRPEVAQKITVTVFKVPGETNTDDLSPAPDAWSRPDIPLHYLAMLKNTRPDAAFKPEEDGKRGPMQFIEELKSKGHTVAYVGDVVGTGSSRKSATNSVIWATGQDIPFVPNKRFGGVTLGGKIAPIFFNTQEDSGSLPIEVDVSALEMGDVIDIYPYAGKIERDGNTLVNFELKSEVLLDEVRAGGRINLIIGRSLTAKARESLGLPASTAFRLPQAPVATQAGFTLAQKMVGRAVGLPEGQGVRPGTYCEPRMTTVGSQDTTGPMTRDELKDLACLGFSADMVMQSFCHTAAYPKPVDVKTHRELPAFISNRGGVALRPGDGVIHSWLNRLLLPDTVGTGGDSHTRFPIGISFPAGSGLVAFGAATGVMPLDMPESVLVRFKGEMQPGVTLRDLVHAIPLYAIKAGLLTVAKAGKKNVFSGRILEIEGLPNLKVEQAFELSDASAERSAAGCTIKLNPEPVKEYLTSNVVLMKNMIAEGYADRRTLERRIEKVQAWLDAPNLLEADKDAEYAAVIEIDLADIQEPIVCCPNDPDDAKFLSEVSGTKIDESFIGSCMTNIGHFRAAAKLLGGQRDIPVKMWVAPPTKMDESELIKEGHYAAFGASGARTEMPGCSLCMGNQAQVREGATVISTSTRNFPNRLGKNTNVFLGSAELAAIASKIGYLPTKQEYLLAMGIIDADKASVYRYMNFDQIEEYAEVAKGNVAPAC
- a CDS encoding HpcH/HpaI aldolase/citrate lyase family protein, with the translated sequence MSLLPDSAHPATVLLDAQASTLRLPVCDHYSGVEARMRKSLELQAEMTAEFGTCVFDVTLDCEDGAPVGDEAAHARLVAALARESAPEARVAARVHAVDHPAFAEDVATIVGEASHRLSYVMVPKVESVDDVLLAEKALERASGGHLPLHVLIESPAAVYRAFEIAAHPRVQSISFGLMDFVSAHGGAIPASAMGVQGQFEHPLVVRAKLEISAACHAHGKVPSHCVVTEFKDPERMQAAAGRAAREFGYTRMWSIHPGQIRSILAAFAPAQSEIDQAARILLSAAAVHWAPISADGVLHDRASYRYYWQLLERAQQTGRSMPAGVQPWFAASSST
- a CDS encoding malate dehydrogenase produces the protein MSKAPVRVAVTGAAGQIGYALLFRIASGEMLGKDQPVILQLLEIPDEKAQNALKGVIMELEDCAFPLLAGIEAHSDPLQAFKDTDYALLVGARPRGPGMERADLLAANAQIFTAQGKALNAVASRNVKVLVVGNPANTNAYIAMKSAPDLPAKNFTAMLRLDHNRAASQLAAKAGFKVGDIRKLTVWGNHSPTMYADYRFATVDGKSVKDMINDQEWNANVFLPTVGKRGAAIINARGLSSAASAANAAIDHMRDWALGSNGEWVTMGVPSNGEYGIPAGVVFGFPVTTENGEYKIVEGLEIDAFSQAGIDKTLAELQGEQDGVKHLL
- the tam gene encoding trans-aconitate 2-methyltransferase, translated to MADWNPALYLRFAQERTRPAAELLARVDLSGPAHVVDLGCGPGNSTELLAERFPQAQILRVDNSAAMLEQARAQLPQLAFAHADIADWAPAQAPDLIYANAALQWVGAHEQLIPRLFAALAPGGVLAIQMPDNFQQPSHRLMREVAALPQFAPHIDAKVAAGRSILDIHAYYDLLAQQGAQVDVWHTIYQHPMADAQAIVQWLRGTGLRPFVDPLPEPLQADFLQAYERRVAQAYAVRADGRRLLAFPRLFIVAKRAP